The DNA region TTTTGCCATGGCAGGAATTGGATAAGGAGCtcgaattttttcaagcaTCTGTTCCTGGCTCACGGGATAATGACGCAGATTAAACCGGGTGCGTTATCTGACTTCAGCGAGGAAACTTTCACAGTCGGAGGATGTTTCACTGTCAAGGTCCAAACAGTGCAGTCAGTGGATTTTACCCGCAATCTGCTGCCTCTTTTGCAAGTCTCGCTGGTGCCGATCCCGAGGAAGAGCTTTTCGAAAGTGCTGAGCAACGGGTTTAGAAGAACGCATGTCTTGTGTCCTCATTGCTCGAAATGGATCAGACTAGGTTGGTGTGAGTACGATGAGATTATAAAACAggactttgaagattttgatTCTTTCAGAAATTTAAACAATGAGAATTATGCAAGAATGTCGTACGTCCAGAAGAGAGATAGGAGCTCGATTGAAGGTCTCTACGAGAATTATTTTATGCATTACATCGAGTGTGATTTCACCAGGTTCCAATTTAAACCCTTGTACGTTCAAATTGTTTAACAAGGAAAGAATTTTTCATATAATAAATGCTATTAAGATATTGATGTGCTCTTTTAAATGCAATAATAATGAGGTGCTTGAAGTAAATTTTTAAAATTGAAATTTGAGTTTTTCAATTAACGAGTCAATCAGTTCGAAATTGTAGTCGTTTTGCGCAAATGTTTGGTGCTTTTCTGTGGTAATGTGATCATCTAAATGCTCATATTTGACCCTGCAATTTTCACAGTACCCAGCATTTTTCacagcttctttcttgacgGTCTGCGGCGCGTTTGCTGGCGCCAACACTtctattttcttcttcttcctaGCTGAAACTTGCTCATCATTTGCATTGCTCAACTGCATCTGTGATGGTGACGCGTTTGCCTGGGGCGGGGCCAGACAAGGCGCGGCATGGTTAGTTTTCGCACCTAGTCTTCTATCGACAACCAATCTGCTCAGCGTTTTCAAGTTTTTGTTCATCACACTAGCAGTCGTTGGTCCGAGACCGTTTCCAAAGGAAGTTGCCACGTCATTAGATTGGTGTACCCCGCTTGCCTTGATCTCCTGGCTAATCcttgatttcttcttgttaCTTTGACACAAGTCATCAGGAAAttcttctgtctcttctctGGATAGTCCCATCATTGTTAACGCACCCTTCCTCGTGTCTTGCTTCAGCTCCAGTGTCTTTTCCGAGGGTTCTTGTCGGCTTTCCATGAAGTGCGGTGATTCTTTCCTGAGAGGGACATCTGACGTCGACGACTCCTCCTTCGGCCCTTCAGCAATActtttcttccatttctcGAAACAACGTTTAGAGTCCAAACAGGTGTGAGGTatgaagatcaaatccTGCTGTCGTGCACAAGGTTGAGCGTTGAACTGGTACAATCGACGTAACTTGAGAGCGTAACTCTTGTTCGCTTTATCACGAGCATACCTTTTCATAACTCTTCTGTACGAACTCTCGTCGCATGAAGCATCACCTATAAAAGGACACCTCCCAAAAGTGCCTATCTTCAAGACCGGATATGGCAGCTTCTTTGTCTCCTTCAACTCTTGCGGTTTCCACTCCAGTGCTATTATAGGCGCCCATGTTTGCCATAAGTCGAACATATAGACGTAGGCGTACTTGAAATAATGGATATCATCCCTACGCGTCCTCGGATCCCTGTCTGTGGGACCGTACAGCTTTTCGCTCTGAAGCAAGTTCGACAAGCTTGGTGCACCCAGATCACCCTTTTTGCTCTCTAAATTATCGAGGTCCACGTCCAAGTTCTTGAGAAACCTGAATGCTTTCTCGTAACCCCAAACCTTCATATAGCCCTTCTTGGCTCTGGACAGGATGTCCGATTCAGGCAAAAGATGTATGTTCTCCAGAGGTCGCCTGGTTATAACTATAGTCACCGTGCAATCGAAGAATTGAGTAATCTGGGCGCCCAACGACAGAAACCcgctcttcaacagctctCTTTTCCTGTCCATCTTGCCCTTCTGCTTTCCGGACTCATTCTCCTCGGCGCTGTCAAAATATATGCGAGACTCTCGCTTCATAATTCGTTTCCAATTATTCTGCCATTCCAACAGCTCGCTTGGAGTCACTTTGGGCTCTATATTCCTCACTGCCGTGCTCTTACTAACCTTCACGGCGCCCTCAATCGACCTTGCACGTTCCGCCTTACTTTTCTTAcgttcttgaagctcaatcCTCTCCAGAgtcctcttcttggtgGTTACACCGCCCCGAATAATGCCATCCTCAATGACGTGTGCCGTCGGTCTTTGTTGCAGATTAGTATCGGTCTCTTTCAAAGGAGATCGTGCCATTATATCACCACACTAGTGCTGGACCTAACCCAACGTGTCAATGGCCTTTCACAACCAGCTTTTGGTCCCAATCGTCCGCTTGTTTCCAGCTATTTATCATGATGAGGGTCCCGTACTAGATCTTTTCGCGTCAGTGCCTGGAAAGTTTCAGTCACGTGATCCAACTCCATAATAAGCTCAACGCTAGTCACGTGATATAAGCTGAGAGTATATAAGCTGAGAGTATTAGAGTATTAGAGTATGAGGCTAGTTGATGTCGCCCGTCTAACCAAGCTTGTAGCCGTACATATCCTTGAATGCGAGTAATGCCTTTTGCATCTTGAGCTTGAGCAGCCCGTACGGGTAGCCGGTCTCCGCAATGaacagcagaagcagctcGCTTTGCGGTATCTGGGCTACGCAGGCATGCAGGTCCTCAATCTCGTAGGTGTAGATGTCGGAGAAGAGTTTGCCATCCTCTTCAGATTCTATCTTGTGTCTGTAGCGGGTTTCGACTGGCGATGACCGATCGTTTGCCAGCGACTCGTCGACAGACCACTTGTCCCTGATCAGCAGactcatcatcttcaggTTGTTAACCGAATGGTTGTCCTGCTTGGTGGtgtcgctgctggcgaATGAGATCACGGAGCCATTTGTGCTTGCCAGCAGCACTGCCGATTGCAAAGGGCTGGTCGTGAACGAAACTGCATCGATTCGAACGGGCTTGAGAAGCGTCTGCAGCAGTTCCCTTACATTGCGCGACTGAATGACCATGGTTACCGCGTCTTTATGTCCAGACTCattcgatgagttcgaGCTTGCTGTGTAGAAAGCTTGTAAGGACCCCGAGGGCTTCTTACGGCGAGGAACAGACATATTTCTAGATAACCTACGTACGCAGACAAACACACACAGGCATACCCACATGGATGAGCATGGTAGATTTGTCCAATTTGTGTAATATTCTCGTGCTTATAGATCAAAATGATGGCGAAAGAGGGATGACGATGGGATTGTAGCTTATTTGATGTTAACGTGATGTATTCTCCTTGTTCGTCGCAGAATGTGATGCATTGGAGGCGTGTCGGATGATGTATGCTTGCTATCTCTTACCTACCTTCTCCACTTCCTCCAAATCTTCACTTTCGTCCTCTGTCTTGTGCGGTTTCTTGCTATCCATGACACTGTCGTTATCCATGCTatcgtcgtcgtcttcgAACCCTAtgtcctcgtcgtcgtcctGGCCTCTGCGGCCGCGGTAGTTATAAAcatcgtcgtcgtcgtaTGAGAAGGAGTCGTCGTTCATGTCCCCCGTCACgttgtcgtcgtcgtccaGATCGCTGTCGTACCAAAAGTTGTCTGCCATGTCTCTTGCTTCCTCCGGTTCTTCTCGCTTGCCCAGCTGCGACACATAGGCTGCATCCGACGTGGGCATCACAAACCCTTGAGGTATGTCCTGTTTCGACCTCTCCACCTCCATCTTTACCCGCTGCTTGTACTTGTCGGGGTTCTTACGGTAGTCCACCGCCGCGTCGACGTTGGCGGGAGACGATATGTTGGGATCTTCCAGTAGCGACACTATCGAGATCAAAACACTCTCCACAGTCTGCACCGGCGACCACGTTTCAGCATCGGGTTCATCGGTCATGGGATCTCCGCTTTGATGTAGGATCGAGATACACAACCGACCATCTCGATAAACGTTGGGATGGTAGATAGCAGGCGTGAACCTGAATTGTGGCGGTGAGAATGGGAAATCCTCGGGAAACCGCATCTGTGCCTTGAAATAACCCCCATGGTAGATAGACTCCTCATTCAGCACCATAACTCCGATATCCCACACAAATATATTCGAATCATCGTCCAATTCTATGTGAAACGATGGGATAGCCTTCTTTGGATCAGTCAGCTCCCTGTATTGTCGCAACAACAAACTAGCAGCGGTACTCTTGCGGTTGCTCATGATTTCAACTTTCTACAACGACAAAAACtagatgaagaagatctcCCCAAAACGAAACAACCTCTCTTTGACTTGTATTGGCAAAACTTAAAACCTGTATCACTTGGAGAACAGTGTACTTCCAAAGTTTGTCGGATAGCTACAACGCTTGGCGTGCCACTAACAGGAAACAAAGACTGAAAGAACGGTCAAGCAAAGAAATGACGCCTTGCAAATCTCTTGGACACGCTATGAAAGCTTATAAAACAGTCTCTGCAAGCGATGTGTTGACTTGTtcaaagtctcttgaaTATTCTCTGTAGTAATACGGTTCTGTCCCACCACCTTTGAGGTCCTGTCGCTATCAACGAGCTGGTTTGCAAGAGCTCTCAAGAGCTGGCTAACGGTCGCTGTAGTATCTCCAGTCGCTTGTGATGGCGATGGGAACTTATATGGTGCTTGGGGGCCACCATTTGAGACCTCTACTTAGCGCTTGTGTGGCGTATTACTAAGCTCGAGTTATTCATCTATATCGCCCAAGACGgtttagccgccgaggtcGTGGTCTATACTTTACGTTGGGGTGATCTTAGTACGAAAAGTGCCCGCAGGAACTGGTTGGGGGTCACTTTAACCTCCAGTTCGTCTTGGTCCATGGTTGCTTCCAGAGAGGATTCTCTATCTCTAGCGATGATGTAGCCTCTTAGGAGGAAAAGACAAAGCGCAGCACCAAAGTAGCCAAACCCGGCAAATATGGCGGTGTTCACATAAGCTTTGCGACCGTCTTGGTCGGTACGCAGCTTGAATCCGATCACTGGTGCGGGCATGCTGAAAGAACCAGGAGGCCCCCAAGGTCACGTCTAGCTTCTTGAGTCCTACGACACGCGCTGCGATGGTGCCCATCAAGGCGCCTTCCACGAGAGCGAACACTATTGCTGTCGCCAGGTTCTTGCAAGGTATCCACATGGCCCACGCAAAAATGGCCACTATCAGGTGGACGACAACGCCCACACTGATCGGGCCCCAGCGATCTCATATGGCCAATCACAGGCCTGCCAAAGAGGTTACCAACGCTTGTCATGCACGACACATATGATCCCTGTTTGGCAGAGTATCCCAGACTGGTTGTGAACGCAGAAAGGGAGTACAGCAGGATCACGTAGCCCAACATGGTGAAGGAGACCCATCCGTAGAGTAGCCAGGTACAGGACTTGGAGAAGACCTGTCGGTCGATGATGCGTATCTTGAAGTCGCTGGCCTTGAAAATAACGTCTCTCCTAGTCCGAGTTAGTATTAGCGCCAGGGTACTCAGGGACGTGCATATGATGAACTGCGTGATTAGCGCCCATTtgacatttttcacctCAGTAATCCTCTGCATCGCCAAGTTGAAAACGATACCACCGAGTCCGCTACCAGCGGCGCCGACTCCCGAAGCTACTGATCTCTTTTTCCTAAACCACTGGGGGATCAGAGTCATACACGGAATGAAGATGAACACCAGCCCAAATGATATAAGCAAACCCTGCGTCAAGTACAGCTGCCACAGCTTCTTGGGGAACGCCTCAGCATCAGTCCCACGCCCTGAAACACGACCCCAATTGCAATCGTCATATGGAGACTAAATTTGTACGAAAACCATGTTATCAGAGGCGCAAACAACAGCCGGCGCCAAATGCAATACCACCAATCGCAGAGTAGTCAAGTTTGGTACCACCAGCACCACCCAACCGTATCCACCATCGGGTACTTCAATTTCCTGCGTTTCTGCCACCGAATATTTGTTTCTCGGGTTCCAAAGACATCTGGCCTTATGGTGTCCTCCATTGATAACTCAGAATACAATGATGCAGCCGCTGGACTCCTTGCTGTCTTATATGCAGGAGTTGCTTGACCTTGGGTGCTCATCAACTTGATGTTAACTTCACCATCTGCTGCTTATCTCCGTTCGTAGGCGCAAAAGCTTTTAACGCCGCCGTTGCTACAGCAACGCGAATATCAAAAACCTGTGTTGGATTATCTTGAACTGccaaagagctttgaaggtGCAATTCGGCTAGAAGCTAAGCTCATATCTGTGCAGCTGGAAACGATAAGCCGATGCAAAGAGTCACTGCCATGACATTGTGAAACTCTACCGACGATCATTATTGGCATGCGAACTGCTCGAAGGTCTGCCATCTCTATCGTATTCAAACAAATTTGGTTGTTAACTTGTTTCAAAATTCAAACATCAGGGCCGACGAGAGATCTAACTTGTACTGTATCGACTTTCGCCCATCTTTTTGTTCAACTTTATTATCGCTATCGCTTATCAGTTCGGGCGTTCTTTTTACCAGGACCGCTTATCAGTAGCCACTGCTGGAGCTAAGTATAAAGATAGAGAGATTATTCCGTTAAGGCTCTGCAGAGAGCATGCCAGGGATCTCACGGAAAGTACACCAGTTGGGCCTGCAGCGCTATGACGTTCTCCGGTCTACCAGTAAGCGAACCCGCTGACGCAGCTAAGTTTGCGAAGTTCCAAACTCTAATCGACAAGTATAATCACGACAAATGGGCTCAGATGGAACGGTTTGATCCCGAGTTTTACCGTCTATGCCAGGAAAGGATCCCCAGCGCAGCGGAACTGGACTCGGAGCCCATAGACGCACGCTTATTTGTCACTAAGCCGGGACTCTTGAGTGACTCAGAGCGGGAGATTGTAAACGAACTCACCATCGATGATCTACTGCGCAGGCAATTGTCAAGAGAGCTGACCGCTGAGCAAATCGCAAGAGCCTATATCAAATCGGCCATTGTCGCCCAATTCGCGACAAATTGTGTGATGCAGTTTCTGATTCCCAGCGCTTTGAAGAGGGCTAAGGAGCTGGATGAGTACTTGAGGGTGCACGGCGTGCTGATGGGGCCTATGCATGGCGTTCCGATCTCCCTGAAAGAGCAGATGGGATACGAGGGACAGCCCACTACGGCGTCGTATGTCTCGCTGATCGAGAACGTCGTCAAGAGGAGCACGGTATCGAACCAGATTTTCTACAAGATGGGAGCCGTGTACCACGCGCGCACTAGCCAACCTCAGACGATTATGCAGCTCGACACCTGGAACAATATCACTGGAAGGACAAGAAACCCATGTTGCACTAGGCTCTCGCCCGGCGGGTCCTCCGGCGGCGAGTCTGCTATGGTGGCCATGCACGGTTCTGCCCTAGGAATTGGCAGCGATATTGGCGGTAGCGTCCGCTGTCCAGCGGCATTCACCAACCTGTTTGGACTCAAACCAACCACCAAGAGACTCTCTTCGATGAACGGTGTGTCGGGCGGGAAGGGACAAGAGTCGATCCCCTCGACAGAGGGCCCCATTGCCAGGTCCATCGAAGAACTCGAACACTACATGAACGTGTACGTCAACCAGGGCAAACCATGGACGTACGACCCCAACAGCTTGCCCATCCCATGGGACACCGCCGCGAGCGCGGGACCAAGACCCCGTATCGGAGTGCTCTTTAGCGACAACCTCGTGACCCCGTACCCTGCCATCAAGCGTGCCATGACACAGATCGCCAAGCGTCTCGAGTCCAGCTTCGACATCGTCGATCTCTCAGACGCCTGGTTCACCGAACAGGAAATGCTCTCCATCTACCGCACCAACATCTCCCTCTACACCGCCGACGGCAACAGATCCCAACTCGAACTCCTTCTCCCCAGTGGCGAGCCCCTTCTGCCCCTCACCGAGCATTTCCTCAACTTTGGCGGCGGCAAGGAACTGTCCATCTACGAGAACCGCAAACTCAACGTCCTCAGAGACGCTGCTAGACTAGCCATCTTCGAAAAATTCTTCTCCCGCGAAGCGCCAGCCAGTCTCCAACTGGACTTCATCCTCTCGCCGGCCAACGTCGCCCCCGCAGAGATCCCAGGCCAGAGCAAGTACTGGGGCTACACCTCGCTCTGGAACCTGACTGACTACCCAAACGTCGTCTTTCCCACCACCTACAAGCAGGACCCCCAACAGGACATTCTTATCTCCGCGAACTCCCTCAAGGAAAACGAGTTTGAAAAAATGGTCTGGTATAAGCAAGACGGTACCACCATCAGATACAACCCTACTGCCTACACTGCTGCTCCGGTAGCATTGCAGCTCACCGGTATGCGGTTCCAGGACGAGAAAATCGTCTCCGCAGTTAAGAAGATCTCCCACATCCTCGGTATCACTAGAAGATAGCTGCCTAGCTCATCGGATTTACCATACAATAATATATTCGTATCATCATAGCAACGCTTACCGTGTTTACCTCTTGCCCGTTCCGGACATAAGCCATCTGGTCACCCGGCCAGCCCAGCCACAATAAATTTTTTACCATCTGTCTCGGCGCGATGTACGGGTGTGCGGACCGAGCGCTGGTTCCTCGTGCGAGGCCTTCTGAGCGACATTCCCACTAAAAATAGCGCGTCGCGTCACAGTGCATCTATCTGTCCAGTTCTGGCAAAATCGATCGATTCGATCTGGTTCCTTGTGACACCCTCTATATAGAGGTGCCTccatatatatatatatcGTCCATACTGTCTGATCTCCTTTGGAGGTTGTTTTCAGTCTTTCGGTGATACTGCACTTACTTTCATTCGAAGTAAAGGCTTTTTTGATCCGGGTATACGCTCTTAGGAGATAGAAAGAAGGGAAAGGTTCACTTTTTACCAATACGTTCGCTAATACTTggcttctcttttcttctgTCATCGTTAAAGTTATAATTATTCAAGGATGCAATTCAAGTCTACCGTTGCTACAGCTTTGCTGGCTGCTTCCGGTGTCCTAGCACAGTGTATGTTGACCGATTAATGTTGTCTAGCCAATTTTTGGAGCTAGTTGTGGCATTTCCCGATCTGgaaatttgagaaagttTTTTTTTACTAACACTCACGTGACAGCCAACGACACCAGTATTCCATCGTCTTGTACGATTTCGTCCGGTGCAACAGCTACTGCGCAAGCAGATTTGGACCAATACTCTGGTTGTAAGACGCTTGTTGGTAACTTGACCATTGGTGGTGAGAGTTTGACTTCTGGTGCACTTGCTGGCGTTGAAGAATTGCAGGGTTCTTTGGTGATTAACAATGCTACTCATTTGGGCAGTTTCCACGCcgactctttgaagaaaatcgagAACTCTCTAAGTCTGCAGATGCTGTACATCCTAACATCCGCGTCTTTTGGATCTCTGGAAGAAGTTGACACTATTGACTTCCTCACGTTGCCAGCTATCTCCACTTTCACCACCAATTTGAAGCATGCTAACTTCATTCGCATCTCTGACACTGCTTTGGAGACCGTTAACGCTTTCACTTCTTTGCAAGAGGTTGCTGTCTTCAAtatcaacaacaacagAGGTTTGACCAATTTGAAATCCGATTTGGAGACTGTTTCTCAGGCTTTGGAATTTTCTTCCAACGGTAACGACGCCAATGTCACTTTTGACAGCCTGCTCTGGGCTAACAACATCACTTTGAGAGATGTTGACTCTGCCTCTTTCGCCAGTTTGACTGCTGTTAACGCTTCCATGGGTTTGATTAACAACAGTATCtcctctttgaacttgtcTAACTTGTCATCTGTTGGTGGCTCATTCGCTGTGATCTCTAACGATCAGTTGACCGAGATTGACTGCAGCAACTTGACCACCGTTGGTGGTGGTTTCGTTGTCGCTAACAACACAAACTTGAAGCAAATTGACGGTTTCGACAAGTTGAGTACCGTCGGTGGTGCTCTTGTTGTCACTGGTAACTTTACTGAGTTGGATTTGTCTTCCTTGAAGTCTGTCAAGGGTGGTGCTCAAGTTGACACCTCTTCTGGTAACTTCTCCTGTGACgctttgaagtctttgtCAAGCAAGGGTGCTATTGCCGGTGATTCCTTCGTTTGTAAGAACGGTGCTACTTCCACTTCCATTAAgttgtcttcttcctcctccagCTCTGGTTCTCACAGCTCAACTGCTTCGAGTTCCGGTAACAACAACGCTGTCTCTACCAGCACTGGTACCTCTTCTAGTTCTTCCTCCAAATCCGCTAAGGGTGCCGCTCCTGCAGAATACGCTCCAGCTGGTTCTATCTTGGGTGTCTTCGCAGCTGTTGCCGTTGCCTTGTTGTAAGATCCATTAGCTCGCTAATAATTACAACCTAAAAACAATAATAgagatgaaattttttcaaaaatttgTAGGTCACTTCTAATTCGTCATATTTGTTCAGTTTTTGTTCAATCAGTATCACTGTCTGTATCTAAATTTATAATCTAAACCTTAAGTCACTATAATTTAATTCACGTTTACATTATTTATCTACAGATAATCTAATTACCGGTATTTCTGGCTGCTCTCTTAGCTCTCATCTTTTCAGCATACGTCATTGGCCTGCTGCCCTCAGTGGCCGCAGGTTGAGCAGTGGCAGCACCAGCTTGCTTCTTGGCAGCGGCTTCCTCCATCTCTCTCTGTCTAGCGGCAATTCTGTCCATATCTTCCTTAGACCTTTGACTTCTACCGAATGGATCAGTGCGAGGTCCAGAAGTGGTGCTTTGCTTCCTTGCGGCGGCCTCTTCCATTTCCCTCTGTCTATTGGCAATTCTATCCATGTCTTCTTTCGATCTTTGAGCTCTGCCAAATGGATCGGCGCGAGTAGAAGCCGTGGGTACCGCGGAAGTTGCTTGTCTTCTGGCGGCGGcttcttccaattctctttgtttgCGTGCAATCTCatcctgcttcttggtgaGCTCAGCTTGTTTTCTGATACGTTCCTCTCTCTCTTTGAGggcaatctcttccttaCGTTTGGCGACCAATTCTTCATAACGCTGTTGACGgacttcttgaattcttGCTTTCTTCGCAGCTTCAAGCTTAGCTTGATTCTCCGCATGCACCTTACCGAACCTCTCATCGTACTGAGCTCTCAAACGGTTTCTCAACTTTTCATAGTCACCGAACACTTGAGTCAAACGTTGATGGTCGGCAAGTTTAGCTTCATGCTCAGCCTTGGCGGACTCCAAAATCTTTTGCTTCATGGCTTCATACTTACCTAAGTCGACgtccttcaaagcatcGGCCTCCTTCTGCAATAATGGAAGCTCCACTTTTCTCAGAGCTCTTTCGTAGTGGTCTAGCTTTTTTAGAGCAAAGTTCATTCTTTCGTCTAGTTCTTGTTGGTCTTTAGACAATTGTTCAACAATAATCTTTCTAGCGTCCTTGATATCCATGTTCTTGGCTTGCTCAGGATCGATGTACACTTGTCCTTTCTTATTGAcctcatcgatgaagttcttcacCTCTCTCAATTTCAGAGCCTCTAATTCGcgcttcttcttctcaaccAAACGACGCTGtgcttcctcttccatTCTTGCTTCGATAGCGGCTCTTTCTTCCATGATACGCTTTTGTCTCAACTCCACATCTTG from Torulaspora globosa chromosome 3, complete sequence includes:
- the ECM8 gene encoding Ecm8p (ancestral locus Anc_3.297), translated to MNFGSATSPLPIAEDVEYWIDSSSTYVDDDTYCYPSDIENAVNSDDGGCKRKLPASSEPHASQDIFWELGPRDSACKDAPPAKEHKMLVLPRTFQHHRIQRWLKRHIVDQGFELTKNFQCPPSRCVNDLSPPWAALNDVNWISYRYTRQSADGKEVMCRFCHGRNWIRSSNFFKHLFLAHGIMTQIKPGALSDFSEETFTVGGCFTVKVQTVQSVDFTRNLLPLLQVSLVPIPRKSFSKVLSNGFRRTHVLCPHCSKWIRLGWCEYDEIIKQDFEDFDSFRNLNNENYARMSYVQKRDRSSIEGLYENYFMHYIECDFTRFQFKPLYVQIV
- the DBF4 gene encoding protein serine/threonine kinase activating protein DBF4 (ancestral locus Anc_3.299); the protein is MARSPLKETDTNLQQRPTAHVIEDGIIRGGVTTKKRTLERIELQERKKSKAERARSIEGAVKVSKSTAVRNIEPKVTPSELLEWQNNWKRIMKRESRIYFDSAEENESGKQKGKMDRKRELLKSGFLSLGAQITQFFDCTVTIVITRRPLENIHLLPESDILSRAKKGYMKVWGYEKAFRFLKNLDVDLDNLESKKGDLGAPSLSNLLQSEKLYGPTDRDPRTRRDDIHYFKYAYVYMFDLWQTWAPIIALEWKPQELKETKKLPYPVLKIGTFGRCPFIGDASCDESSYRRVMKRYARDKANKSYALKLRRLYQFNAQPCARQQDLIFIPHTCLDSKRCFEKWKKSIAEGPKEESSTSDVPLRKESPHFMESRQEPSEKTLELKQDTRKGALTMMGLSREETEEFPDDLCQSNKKKSRISQEIKASGVHQSNDVATSFGNGLGPTTASVMNKNLKTLSRLVVDRRLGAKTNHAAPCLAPPQANASPSQMQLSNANDEQVSARKKKKIEVLAPANAPQTVKKEAVKNAGYCENCRVKYEHLDDHITTEKHQTFAQNDYNFELIDSLIEKLKFQF
- the SLM4 gene encoding Slm4p (ancestral locus Anc_3.300), with the protein product MWVCLCVFVCVRRLSRNMSVPRRKKPSGSLQAFYTASSNSSNESGHKDAVTMVIQSRNVRELLQTLLKPVRIDAVSFTTSPLQSAVLLASTNGSVISFASSDTTKQDNHSVNNLKMMSLLIRDKWSVDESLANDRSSPVETRYRHKIESEEDGKLFSDIYTYEIEDLHACVAQIPQSELLLLFIAETGYPYGLLKLKMQKALLAFKDMYGYKLG
- the CDC34 gene encoding SCF E2 ubiquitin-protein ligase catalytic subunit CDC34 (ancestral locus Anc_3.301) encodes the protein MSNRKSTAASLLLRQYRELTDPKKAIPSFHIELDDDSNIFVWDIGVMVLNEESIYHGGYFKAQMRFPEDFPFSPPQFRFTPAIYHPNVYRDGRLCISILHQSGDPMTDEPDAETWSPVQTVESVLISIVSLLEDPNISSPANVDAAVDYRKNPDKYKQRVKMEVERSKQDIPQGFVMPTSDAAYVSQLGKREEPEEARDMADNFWYDSDLDDDDNVTGDMNDDSFSYDDDDVYNYRGRRGQDDDEDIGFEDDDDSMDNDSVMDSKKPHKTEDESEDLEEVEKVGKR
- a CDS encoding uncharacterized protein (similar to TDEL0D03240); this translates as MTFSGLPVSEPADAAKFAKFQTLIDKYNHDKWAQMERFDPEFYRLCQERIPSAAELDSEPIDARLFVTKPGLLSDSEREIVNELTIDDLLRRQLSRELTAEQIARAYIKSAIVAQFATNCVMQFLIPSALKRAKELDEYLRVHGVLMGPMHGVPISLKEQMGYEGQPTTASYVSLIENVVKRSTVSNQIFYKMGAVYHARTSQPQTIMQLDTWNNITGRTRNPCCTRLSPGGSSGGESAMVAMHGSALGIGSDIGGSVRCPAAFTNLFGLKPTTKRLSSMNGVSGGKGQESIPSTEGPIARSIEELEHYMNVYVNQGKPWTYDPNSLPIPWDTAASAGPRPRIGVLFSDNLVTPYPAIKRAMTQIAKRLESSFDIVDLSDAWFTEQEMLSIYRTNISLYTADGNRSQLELLLPSGEPLLPLTEHFLNFGGGKELSIYENRKLNVLRDAARLAIFEKFFSREAPASLQLDFILSPANVAPAEIPGQSKYWGYTSLWNLTDYPNVVFPTTYKQDPQQDILISANSLKENEFEKMVWYKQDGTTIRYNPTAYTAAPVALQLTGMRFQDEKIVSAVKKISHILGITRR
- the ECM33 gene encoding Ecm33p (ancestral locus Anc_3.302) codes for the protein MLYILTSASFGSLEEVDTIDFLTLPAISTFTTNLKHANFIRISDTALETVNAFTSLQEVAVFNINNNRGLTNLKSDLETVSQALEFSSNGNDANVTFDSLLWANNITLRDVDSASFASLTAVNASMGLINNSISSLNLSNLSSVGGSFAVISNDQLTEIDCSNLTTVGGGFVVANNTNLKQIDGFDKLSTVGGALVVTGNFTELDLSSLKSVKGGAQVDTSSGNFSCDALKSLSSKGAIAGDSFVCKNGATSTSIKLSSSSSSSGSHSSTASSSGNNNAVSTSTGTSSSSSSKSAKGAAPAEYAPAGSILGVFAAVAVALL